One genomic window of bacterium includes the following:
- the nagZ gene encoding beta-N-acetylhexosaminidase: MQQNAYKKDKSPWPLAKLKAHLGQLMMIGFESTRLKKEEIQFIKDTDPAGVIYFRRNLDTPKQSLDLSHQVWQQFKTPPFIGIDQEGGRVERLTEPFTHFPGNQALGLHYQKTQSPKLARQQVNAICEQLKSIGVNLDFSPVADIHTNPKNPIINDRAFATKQKITSNLVGVTVDSFNQNNIVSCAKHFPGHGDTLLDSHLALPSVDTSLKTLMQRELKPFIRAIAYKVPMIMTAHIVYKAIDPQNMATLSAFFLQTILRKRLGYEGLIVSDDLEMHAVAKNKSLAMAAVEALNAGVDLLLVCKSLEESKNVYQAILTALEQKNLDPMRLQTSIERIFSCKQRFKLHAPQKNRSRHAWPQHDYLAEKIQKVAN, from the coding sequence ATGCAACAAAATGCTTATAAAAAAGACAAAAGCCCATGGCCTCTAGCCAAGCTCAAGGCTCATCTGGGACAACTGATGATGATAGGCTTTGAAAGTACCCGTTTAAAAAAAGAAGAAATTCAATTTATAAAAGACACTGACCCTGCGGGTGTCATTTATTTTAGACGCAACTTGGATACTCCAAAGCAAAGCCTAGACTTGTCCCATCAAGTTTGGCAGCAGTTTAAAACACCGCCTTTTATTGGCATTGACCAAGAAGGGGGTCGCGTTGAACGCTTGACTGAGCCCTTTACCCACTTTCCAGGTAATCAAGCTTTGGGCTTGCATTATCAAAAAACTCAATCCCCTAAACTTGCACGCCAACAAGTCAATGCCATCTGTGAACAACTAAAAAGCATTGGCGTCAACTTAGATTTTTCACCCGTTGCCGATATTCACACCAACCCCAAAAACCCTATTATTAATGATAGGGCTTTTGCTACAAAACAAAAAATCACCAGCAATCTGGTTGGAGTCACGGTTGACAGTTTCAACCAAAATAATATCGTTTCCTGTGCCAAACATTTTCCAGGACATGGAGATACCTTACTAGACAGTCACTTGGCTTTACCAAGTGTTGACACCTCATTAAAAACCTTAATGCAGCGCGAGCTTAAACCCTTTATTAGAGCCATTGCCTATAAAGTACCCATGATTATGACAGCCCATATTGTTTACAAAGCTATTGACCCACAAAACATGGCCACACTCTCAGCTTTTTTCTTACAAACCATTTTGCGTAAACGTCTTGGCTATGAAGGCTTGATTGTGAGTGATGATTTAGAAATGCATGCCGTTGCCAAAAATAAAAGTTTGGCTATGGCCGCTGTTGAAGCGCTCAATGCTGGGGTCGATTTACTCTTGGTTTGCAAATCTCTTGAAGAGTCCAAGAATGTTTACCAAGCTATACTCACTGCTTTAGAGCAAAAAAACCTAGACCCCATGCGCTTGCAAACTTCTATTGAGCGTATTTTTAGCTGCAAGCAGCGCTTTAAGTTGCACGCTCCTCAAAAAAATAGATCTCGGCACGCTTGGCCCCAACACGATTACCTTGCAGAAAAAATCCAGAAAGTTGCCAACTGA